A genomic window from Henningerozyma blattae CBS 6284 chromosome 3, complete genome includes:
- the TBLA0C06520 gene encoding uncharacterized protein (ancestral locus Anc_5.74) — protein MSNPTEIERSKRIVTMNNFTKLYYVNCIVKEKFGICNTGVTECNLETAKQLKEEILKKYKDKMIVTTIEKPSSKSSVVPKSYVIETEQKFGDNELYIIEDISPPSSKRQKIEDTTVNLEGKTLIYNLSNQSISNSFTSFSPKQDIYEYNYNRALLHNNLIISSDGIENCTSLFPEIQEPPQNEIDIVPIINSLPTSSSLQVSLAETKEQCINNEIITNHDRSSPPLMCPLIGSSSSIDNQ, from the coding sequence atgtCCAATCCAAcagaaattgaaagaagTAAACGTATAGTTACAATGAATAACTTTACAAAATTGTACTATGTAAATTGTATTGTGAAGGAGAAATTTGGTATTTGCAATACTGGTGTTACAGAATGTAATTTAGAGACTgcaaaacaattaaaagaagaaattcttaaaaaatacaaagatAAAATGATTGTTACTACTATAGAAAAGCCAAGCAGCAAGTCTAGTGTTGTCCCAAAGAGTTATGTAATAGAAACTGAACAAAAATTTGGTGATAATGAATTGTATATAATAGAAGATATTTCACCACCTTCATCCAAAAGACAAAAGATTGAAGATACTACGGTCAATTTGGAAGGTAAAACCTTAATTTACAATCTTAGCAATCAgtcaatttcaaattcatttaCATCATTTTCGCCAAAACaagatatatatgaataCAACTATAACAGAGCTCTATTGCATAACAATCTAATTATTAGCTCAGATGGTATTGAAAATTGTACGTCATTATTTCCTGAAATACAAGAACCGCCtcaaaatgaaattgatataGTTCCAATTATTAACTCCTTACcaacttcttcatcattacAAGTGAGTCTTGCTGAAACCAAAGAACAATGTatcaataatgaaattataaCGAACCATGATAGAAGTAGTCCTCCATTGATGTGTCCGTTGATTGGATCCAGTAGTAGTATAGACAACCAATAG
- the TBLA0C06490 gene encoding uncharacterized protein (similar to Saccharomyces cerevisiae RTT107 (YHR154W); ancestral locus Anc_5.94): MNDSELFSHLNFLLVFTDELAHQYSEISSLLKSHSANSVHNINLSLETSDNRNANKVCNILKSDYVHFIISNSTDFQFYNIVAFQLIIPVVTPFWLYDSIKKRKVIRPNKYSPDSRLILKNFNIFISRELPGTTPYSKRKKHYYDYEFYSQLVTTLGGNVTNIITEATTHIIVSNPTDPAINALIQYSHQTKKLDKVQCLHPIWLLRIFIDEKIRGSKNYDVNQTDIISDLIDRTDSQWDKLFRDLAHKKKQKSAKLNLRSYSFFIPAKEKIGLKLVEFLSLYLESCGGSILRSIDGGGIYSNNTTVIILAFNNKDINQGQLRNIDHKKANVFWIFNMYLMGYIFEPSSSLWDQPFNYEQLLQSSKKLNFSLSNYFGIQRFYIKKIIHLVNGNTTLNFSKLNDYLITPLQWGNKFNALKDINPNCTVHSHLWLEKYYRNYPTSEFELTTPSDLNKKQIRYLSFSDQKNLEDFFNTEDRFKNSALPSDESEFVVENKLDPIMDDSIRYNFDSKLNNSDVLNLSDSIYEFSTDDEEQTDLEIHYEDNNDPIPESEIPSNITSSNDLSRVIKEELKLQSIENTNNENQENSGTIKKAVLSLDHLNISEKPHLYSSQTELARLSTKKLPLKVDTADIKDESQIQLLHTNDDTTKRERDDKAEADATTKADAKTDTELGMKTRNDSENQQSNQHNITNLDHQLSEPSSVLQPSASSKSTETLIPVISSSDEYGKLTQPQESVQKKSFYNKETNSKNDEIITSNVSLARSASFSMVNNGKAINNSNDTQTTTNLLNIQQSQDILADSSLNTTSPYTNTNSIALFLPRRSARAKAEKRLHTDIESLNEFEKNSKSKRIRSFLPTELEKMKKEKELETQAKEILSKILTEEDRAVLCSVTHTNIPLKRYPYNINAICTGYEENYTDLELCLLRLLGIRIYQSTKTKSLDTIISPKFVRTAKFLTSLSFHPLKHAINPEFIKDILNVISQGKQVNYILNLEKYRLSEIDDELLQRTTLRTKVFERLKIIKINLVSNKSGFSDMISSVLKAHGIEKIKSISMKMSIKDALPNESDAKLQLKESGTYVKKRKTSKPDLVYICPKEHKLFRKIKQQIVAENIPALIVDWDWCVYCIQNLVTVFPNNIPGLLFDSTEKK; this comes from the coding sequence ATGAATGATTCGGAACTATTTTCTCACCTCAACTTCTTGCTAGTTTTTACAGATGAACTAGCCCATCAATATTCGGAGATTTCTTCACTATTAAAGTCACATTCTGCAAACTCGGTTCacaatataaatttatctcTGGAGACTTCAGATAATCGCAATGCGAACAAGGTAtgcaatattttgaaatcaGATTATGTCCATTTCATTATATCAAACTCAACTGATTTCCAATTCTATAATATAGTTGCCTTCCAATTGATCATTCCGGTAGTAACTCCGTTTTGGCTTTAtgattcaataaaaaagagaaaagtAATTAGgccaaataaatattctccTGACTCCAGattgattttaaagaattttaatatatttatatcaaGAGAACTGCCGGGAACCACACCATATTCAAAGCGTAAAAAGCACTATTATGATTACGAATTCTATTCACAGTTAGTAACAACTTTGGGGGGAAATGTCACAAATATTATCACAGAAGCCACAACTCATATTATAGTCTCAAACCCAACAGATCCTGCTATTAATGCATTGATACAGTATTCTCATcagacaaaaaaattagataaagTTCAGTGCCTACATCCAATATGGTTATTAAGAATCTTCATTGATGAAAAGATAAGAGGTAGTAAGAATTATGATGTAAATCAGACAGATATTATAAGTGATCTTATAGATAGAACAGACTCACAATGGGATAAATTATTTCGCGATTTAGCGCATAAGAAGAAGCAAAAATCAGCAAAGTTAAACTTACGCtcttattcattttttattccAGCCAAAGAGAAAATAGGATTAAAGTTagttgaatttttatctcTGTATCTTGAATCATGTGGAGGATCGATACTTAGAAGCATAGATGGGGGGGgaatttattcaaataatactaccgttattattttagcgtttaataataaagatataaaCCAAGGTCAACTAAGGAATATCGATCATAAAAAAGCTAATGTGTTTTGGATATTTAATATGTATTTGATGGGCTATATTTTTGAACCTTCTTCTTCACTCTGGGATCAACCTTTTAATTATGAACAATTACTACAATCTAGTAAAAaacttaatttttctttaagcAATTATTTTGGGATCCAAAGATTttacattaaaaaaataattcatctagTTAATGGTAACACAACACTAAacttttctaaattaaacGACTATTTAATAACACCACTACAATGGGGCAACAAGTTTAATGCTTTGAAAGATATTAATCCAAATTGTACAGTTCATTCTCATTTATGGCTAGAAAAGTATTACCGAAATTATCCAACAtcagaatttgaattaactACTCCATcagatttaaataaaaagcaAATTCgatatttatcattttctgaTCAAAAAAATCTCGAAGACTTTTTCAATACTGAGGATcgatttaaaaattctgcTCTACCTTCAGATGAATCAGAGTTTGTTGTAGAAAATAAGCTCGATCCAATAATGGATGATTCAATTAGATACAATTTTGACTCAAAACTAAATAATTCTGATGTACTTAATTTATCTGACTCTATATATGAATTTTCAACTGATGATGAGGAACAAACTGACTTAGAAATTCATTATGAAGATAACAACGACCCTATACCAGAATCTGAGATACCTAGTAATATTACTTCATCGAATGATTTATCTAGGGTAATAAAGGAAGAGCTAAAGCTACAGTCAATAGAAAAcacaaataatgaaaatcaagaaaattCTGGCACGATAAAAAAGGCagtattatcattagatCATCTAAACATTTCAGAAAAGCCACATCTTTATTCTAGTCAAACTGAATTAGCTAGATTATCAACCAAAAAATTACCTCTCAAAGTCGATACTGctgatattaaagatgaatCACAAATCCAGTTGCTACATACCAACGATGATACAACTAAAAGAGAAAGAGATGATAAGGCAGAAGCTGATGCTACAACAAAAGCGGATGCAAAAACAGATACTGAGCTTGGTATGAAGACACGAAATGACTCTGAAAATCAACAAAGCAATCAGCATAATATAACAAACTTGGATCATCAATTATCTGAACCAAGTTCAGTATTACAACCTTCAGCAAGCAGTAAATCTACGGAAACTTTGATTCCAGTGATATCATCTTCAGACGAATATGGTAAATTAACGCAACCACAAGAATCTGTTCAGAAAAAAAGTTTCTACAATAAAGAGACGAATTCTAAAAATGATGAGATTATTACTAGTAATGTCTCCTTAGCTCGCAGTGCATCATTTTCCATGGTGAATAACGGTAAAGCTATTAACAACTCAAACGATACACAGACTACCACTAATCTATTAAACATACAACAGTCACAGGATATTTTAGCTGATTCCAGCTTAAATACAACTTCTCCctatacaaatacaaatagtattgcattatttttaccaCGAAGATCAGCAAGAGCCAAGGCTGAGAAACGACTGCATACTGATATCGAAtctttaaatgaatttgaGAAAAATTCCAAGAGTAAGAGAATAAGAAGTTTCTTACCGactgaattagaaaaaatgaaaaaagaaaaagaactAGAAACTCAAGCTAAAGAAATActttctaaaattttaacTGAAGAAGACAGAGCTGTTCTTTGTAGTGTCACTCATACAAATATTCCATTAAAAAGATATCCTTATAATATCAATGCTATATGTACAGGCTACGAAGAAAACTACACAGATCTTGAGTTATGCTTATTGAGATTGCTGGGTATTAGAATTTATCAAAGCACTAAGACTAAATCATTAGATACTATTATCTCACCCAAGTTTGTAAGAACTGCCAAATTTTTAACCAGTTTAAGTTTTCATCCCTTGAAACATGCTATAAACCctgaatttattaaagatatattaaaCGTTATATCGCAAGGGAAACAggttaattatatattaaatctaGAAAAATACCGCTTATCCGAAATAGATGATGAGTTGTTACAGAGGACCACTTTAAGGACAAAAGTATTCgaaagattaaaaataatcaaaatcaatCTAGTTAGTAATAAGTCTGGCTTTTCCGATATGATCTCGTCTGTTTTGAAAGCACATGgtatagaaaaaataaaatctatATCAATGAAGATGTCGATTAAAGATGCATTACCAAACGAATCAGACGCcaaattacaattaaaagaatctGGAACGTatgttaaaaaaagaaaaacctCTAAGCCTGATCTAGTTTATATCTGCCCAAAGGAGCATAAGCTATTTAGGAAAATTAAACAGCAAATTGTAGCAGAGAATATACCAGCACTCATAGTTGATTGGGACTGGTGCGTCTACTGCATTCAAAACCTTGTAACAGTGtttccaaataatattcctggcttattatttgatagtaccgaaaaaaaatga
- the PHO81 gene encoding Pho81p (similar to Saccharomyces cerevisiae PHO81 (YGR233C); ancestral locus Anc_5.96), translating into MKFGKHLEARQLEFLEHNGHFMDYKALKKVIKQLAFPINDEPSLSNNGFETDNNITTISNDVLLDSDNDMDQSIIHKRLQENKATFFFKLERELEKVNSYYLEKEIEMHVKFDILNSKYNKFIEKQKNTTTGALAYKNLYSGLRKLQHDLSDLEQYVELNRTGFSKVLKKWDKRSCSHQKEFYLATVVLVQPVFTHTDISELTDTALNMISELEKEKYFKMDSNNSFLNTKDTKQKLDRSLISSSIHKSTILLTNGVNSFDSSSVIEVGFDDKAVTSMSDSLDSDIELETSNWYAELLNISKLSDHEKRLQMLHNFTTNKIEKYFNSFQALGNAIEKTVILKDIVTKIFILLIDTKMDDEALKIFYENCNSYINLTYYEESKVFSSRNIIHEAARCTTQSRAFILEELLSNTTIPKDTVEQMLNKKDFNFRCPIHYTSELGKSAFTNLILNAGPNCSIDILDSSSKTPLILAIENGHNDIVRALLHDGKSNPFPRCNNVAIQQFIPLNVACYNNNYDAAAMLLEPSHVDLSSLFDAHGLAPLHIVSKIGGDPKLIDLLIKRGADPNGIDKFSKWTPLFYAVQQDHADTVTELLKHGAKTEIVDEENLNPLFYALWEGYVEVLNCLPKSIESTRPRPDREFSIDSVDSLNSFDISNPIDELVDIPDFTLPPPIIPLRKYGHNFLEKKIIVKVGLRSDQSSIKLFNNIESIFLAPGRITITSNIAGIFPRNVVLPLKERDEEEILFHVPSLHNFSVDFEIFSKFGTKLIGKTTVIPSLFQSQMVNGWSTLSSPIYDTNLLNIGVLTFDYNVILPFNGTPLGITEYDTYWKATVGDSNLPAKIGNVSNSIISNNNNSNNNSNNGGNNNNSNMGILTSSSLGGKYVTLRVFALNDSTIVCSPKFFIENEETKFLLNDLTKIQLQQLMNSEIDILPSFEDAYEIETFLQDRVVNFSEFIAKVPPNIQLEIQVCFPTNLEMELIPIKMNPKIDCNSFIDQILSIVFDHERIIRKKGLPTRPILFSSCNLQACSILNWKQPNFPVLFNLKSIKSDKNNIFYRDSPHNLKDLSMDSQDVKVVDNRSSCIRDIIRFATDNNLLGVILPSELLQLSQALINAITSHGLLVVGSIENDEDLHKFNLDINGVSMNSSLVFLSGMDI; encoded by the coding sequence atgaaatttgGAAAGCATTTGGAAGCTAGGCAGTTGGAATTTTTAGAACACAATGGTCATTTTATGGATTATAAGGCTTTGAAAAAAGTCATTAAACAATTAGCATTCCCAATCAATGATGAACCAAGTCTATCAAATAATGGATTTGAAACTGATAACAATATAACCACTATCAGCAATGACGTGTTATTAGATTCGGATAATGACATGGATCAATCAATAATTCATAAAAGACtacaagaaaataaagcaactttcttctttaaacTAGAACGTGAGTTAGAAAAAGTTAATTCTTACTATttggaaaaagaaattgaaatgcatgttaaatttgatattctaaattcaaaatacaataaatttatagaaaaacaaaagaacACAACCACAGGCGCATTGGCCTATAAGAATCTATATAGTGGTTTAAGAAAGTTACAACATGATCTAAGTGATTTAGAACAATATGTGGAATTAAATAGGACAGGGTTCTCGAAGGTCTTGAAAAAATGGGATAAAAGATCGTGCTCACATCAAAAGGAATTTTATTTGGCGACAGTTGTATTAGTCCAGCCAGTTTTCACTCACACTGATATTTCAGAATTAACAGATACTGCTCTAAATATGATCTCTGAGTTGGAGAAGGAGAAGTATTTCAAAATGgatagtaataatagcTTTTTGAACACAAAAGATACCAAACAAAAGCTGGATAGATCTTTAATTAGTTCTTCTATACATAAATCAACTATTTTATTAACGAATGGTGTTAATTCCTTTGATTCATCTTCTGTAATTGAAGTAGGATTTGATGATAAGGCAGTAACATCGATGTCAGATAGTTTGGATAGTGATATCGAACTAGAGACCTCCAATTGGTACGCTGAGTTGCTTAATATATCGAAGTTGTCGGATCATGAGAAGCGTCTTCAAATGCTGCATAATTTTACcactaataaaattgaaaaatattttaacagTTTTCAAGCTTTAGGAAATGCAATCGAAAAGACCgttatattaaaagatatagtaacgaaaatttttattttactgATTGATACTAAGATGGATGATGAagctttaaaaatattctatGAAAATTGCAACTCCTACATTAACTTGACATATTATGAGGAAAGCAAAGTATTCTCAAGCAGGAATATTATTCATGAGGCTGCCAGATGCACAACACAATCTAGAGCATTTATTCtggaagaattattatcaaatactACTATACCGAAAGATACAGTTGAGCAAATGctcaataaaaaagatttcaattttagaTGTCCGATTCACTATACCTCAGAGCTTGGAAAATCAGCATTTACTAATCTTATATTGAATGCTGGCCCTAATTGTTCAATTGATATATTAGATTCTAGTTCTAAGACTCCTTTAATATTGGCAATTGAAAACGGCCATAATGATATCGTGCGAGCACTACTTCATGATGGGAAATCTAATCCTTTCCCGCGCTGTAATAATGTGGCTATACAACAATTTATTCCATTAAACGTTGCTTGCTACAACAATAACTATGATGCGGCCGCTATGTTGTTAGAACCGAGTCACGTTGatttatcttcattatttgacGCCCATGGTTTAGCTCCGCTACACattgtttcaaaaattgGTGGTGATCCAAAATTAATCGacttattaattaaaagagGTGCCGATCCAAATGGCATTGacaaattttcaaaatggACACCATTATTTTATGCAGTTCAACAAGATCATGCAGATACTGTAACTGAGCTGTTGAAGCATGGGGCAAAGACAGAAATTGTCGACGAAGAAAACTTAAATCCACTTTTTTACGCGTTATGGGAAGGTTACGTTGAAGTTCTAAACTGTTTACCAAAATCCATTGAAAGCACGAGGCCTCGACCTGATAGGGAATTTTCTATTGATTCAGtagattctttaaattcttttgataTCTCCAATCCAATTGATGAACTTGTAGACATTCCTGATTTTACATTACCACCTCCAATTATACCCTTAAGAAAGTACGGtcataattttttggagaaaaaaatcataGTAAAAGTTGGATTACGTTCAGATCAAagttcaattaaattatttaataacatAGAATCAATCTTTTTAGCACCAGGCCGTATTACTATTACATCTAATATTGCTGGTATATTTCCAAGAAATGTCGTATTACCATTGAAAGAGAgggatgaagaagaaatattatttcacGTTCCATCATTACATAATTTCTCCgttgattttgaaatattttcaaaatttggtACTAAGTTAATTGGGAAAACAACAGTTATTCCATCATTATTTCAATCTCAGATGGTAAATGGATGGAGCACCTTGTCTTCTCCAATATATGATACAAATTTACTTAATATTGGTGTTTTAACTTTTGATTATAATGTTATCTTACCATTTAACGGTACACCATTGGGAATAACAGAGTATGACACATACTGGAAGGCAACAGTAGGTGATTCAAATTTACCAGCCAAGATTGGAAATGTTTCTAACAGCATTATtagtaataacaataatagcaataataatagcaacAATGGgggtaataataataatagtaatatgGGGATATTGACTTCCTCATCATTGGGAGGTAAATATGTTACATTGAGAGTTTTTGCATTAAACGATAGCACTATAGTTTGTTCaccaaaatttttcatcgaGAATGAAGAGACcaaatttttgttaaatgatttgacaaaaattcaattacaGCAATTAATGAATTCTGAAATCGATATTTTACCTTCATTTGAAGATGCATATGAGATAGAAACTTTCTTACAAGATCGTGTCgtaaatttttcagaatTTATTGCTAAAGTACCACCtaatattcaattagaAATTCAAGTTTGCTTTCCAACAAATCTCGAAATGGAACTAATACCGATTAAGATGAATCCTAAAATAGATTGTAATTCGTTTATTGATCAAATATTGAGTATTGTATTTGATCATGAGAGAATCATACGTAAAAAAGGATTGCCAACAAGGccaatattatttagttCTTGTAATTTGCAAGCATGCtcaatattaaattggAAACAGCCTAACTTTCCTGTTTTGTTTAACTTGAAATCTATTAAAtcagataaaaataacatCTTCTATAGAGACTCCCCACATAActtaaaagatttatctATGGATTCCCAAGATGTTAAAGTGGTAGACAATAGATCAAGTTGCATTCGAGATATTATTCGATTTGCCacagataataatttattaggTGTTATATTGCCCTCGGAgttattacaattatcCCAAGCATTAATCAATGCCATTACATCACACGGGCTGCTAGTAGTTGGTagtattgaaaatgatgaagatttacATAAATTCAATCTAGACATCAATGGCGTTAGTATGAACAGTTCGCTAGTATTTCTAAGCGGTATGGATATCTGA
- the SPO16 gene encoding Spo16p (similar to Saccharomyces cerevisiae SPO16 (YHR153C); ancestral locus Anc_5.95) has translation MDIKSELIITEPRQNIYVFNIDNSKLLQDIDSLQSDQEKQENDVKANISELVFEVLTGLLINIESRLEMKYGRLPDTDNFVINLNLQELRFSYSVWDQFISLVTSELQFKHHVYITKHDNVMDRQIYLNTSSIFRNFRSHFNDNDKDGSFIEQEEETVDYEVPLKMILMDFMQTMQLSDEELSELLIRYHSLEELFNFVSEFKDDRPSGS, from the coding sequence ATGGATATCAAGTCTGAACTTATAATAACAGAACCTCGGCAAAACATATACGTGTTTAATATAGataattccaaattattacaaGATATAGATTCTCTACAATCAGATCaagaaaaacaagaaaatgatGTTAAAGCTAATATATCAGAATTAGTATTTGAAGTTTTGACgggattattaattaacaTAGAAAGCAGATTAGAAATGAAATATGGTAGACTGCCAGATACTGataattttgttattaatttgaatcTTCAAGAATTGCGGTTTAGCTATAGTGTTTGGGATCAATTTATATCGTTAGTAACTTCTGAATTACAATTTAAGCATCACGTGTACATCACTAAGCATGATAACGTTATGGATAGgcaaatttatttaaataccAGTTCTATCTTCAGAAATTTCAGAAGTCATTTTAACGATAATGATAAGGATGGGTCTTTTATTGAACAGGAGGAAGAAACTGTAGATTATGAAGTTCCGTTAAAGATGATTTTAATGGACTTTATGCAAACTATGCAACTCTCAGATGAGGAGTTGagtgaattattaatccGGTACCATAGTCTCGAGGAGCTCTTCAATTTTGTATCAGAATTCAAAGATGATAGGCCTAGTGGTTCATAA
- the SPG1 gene encoding Spg1p (similar to Saccharomyces cerevisiae SPG1 (YGR236C); ancestral locus Anc_5.91) — MRIDKKVFSEANRVATQPYFNYLKWSPTSTAMLPSNIRTFYNPVWNNLEEENSISSNSMVKEEQLKEDIPDGEKAFTFDTETMAMLMSSFI; from the coding sequence ATGAGAATTgataaaaaagtattttcaGAGGCTAATAGAGTAGCTACTCAAccttattttaattatttaaaatggaGTCCTACATCAACTGCTATGTTACCTTCAAATATTAGGACATTTTATAACCCAGTCTGGAATAATTtggaagaagaaaatagcATCAGTTCCAATTCAATGGTGAAAGAGGAGCAGCTTAAAGAAGATATACCAGATGGGGAAAAAGCCTTCACTTTTGACACCGAGACAATGGCAATGCTAATGTcttcatttatttaa
- the TBLA0C06500 gene encoding uncharacterized protein (similar to Saccharomyces cerevisiae YHB1 (YGR234W); ancestral locus Anc_5.93) — MLSEETRTIVKATVPALEAKGVEITTTFYKHMLGENSELLDVFNRTNQKKGAQPTALATTVLAAAKNIDDLSPLLPYVRQIGQKHRALQIKPDQYQIVGKYLLIAIKEVLGDAATPEIMNAWKEAYGEIANVFITIEAEMYREQAWPGWKEFKVTNLESVGTNILEVTVIPEPQSNVDLSKLTIVAGQYITVNTHPIRQDNQHDALRHYSICSISTADGIKFAVKLENDGTHPAGLVSEYIHKDLKIGDSIKLSAPAGDFELDEKLLKQNEIPLVLLSGGVGVTPILSMLETQVKVNPNRPICWIQTSYDEDAQAFKKTVNELLKKCSSVQTFYVHTKNDKPIDSEFLKTNVPSHADVYLCGSLEFMKAMINYFSLLNHKSDTVHYEPFGPKMSTITV; from the coding sequence ATGCTTTCAGAAGAAACACGGACCATTGTCAAAGCTACAGTTCCTGCCTTAGAAGCTAAAGGTGTTGAAATTACTACTACTTTTTATAAGCATATGCTAGGCGAGAACTCTGAACTGTTGGATGTTTTCAATAGAACAAACCAAAAGAAAGGTGCTCAACCAACTGCTTTGGCCACCACTGTTCTAGCTGCTGCGAAGAACATCGATGATTTATCTCCATTATTACCATATGTTAGACAAATTGGTCAAAAGCATCGTGCTTTACAGATTAAACCAGACCAATATCAAATTGttggtaaatatttattaatagcTATTAAGGAAGTGCTTGGCGATGCTGCTACCCCAGAAATCATGAATGCTTGGAAAGAAGCTTATGGAGAAATTGCTAATGTATTTATTACCATTGAGGCTGAAATGTATAGAGAGCAAGCTTGGCCAGGCTGGAAAGAATTCAAAGTCACCAATTTAGAATCTGTTGGAactaatattttagaaGTTACTGTCATTCCAGAACCTCAATCTAACGTTGATTTGTCCAAATTAACAATTGTTGCAGGCCAATATATCACTGTTAATACTCATCCAATAAGACAAGACAATCAGCATGATGCATTGCGTCATTATTCAATCTGTTCCATCTCGACCGCAGATGGTATTAAATTTGCTgttaaattagaaaatgatgGTACTCATCCAGCAGGTTTGGTTTCTGAATATATTCATAaggatttaaaaattggcGATTCCATAAAGTTAAGTGCGCCAGCAGGTGATTTCGAATTAGATGAAAAGTTATTAAAGCAAAATGAAATTCCATTAGTCTTATTATCCGGTGGTGTTGGTGTAACGCCAATATTGTCTATGTTGGAGACTCAAGTAAAGGTCAATCCAAATAGACCAATTTGTTGGATTCAAACATCCTATGATGAGGATGCCCAGGCATTCAAGAAAACTGTcaatgaattattgaagaagTGTTCCAGTGTTCAAACTTTTTACGTTCATACCAAGAACGATAAGCCCATTGATTCAGAGTTCTTGAAGACAAATGTTCCATCTCATGCAGATGTTTATTTGTGTGGCTCATTAGAATTCATGAAAGCCATGATCAACTATTTCAGCCTATTGAATCACAAATCCGATACTGTTCATTATGAGCCATTTGGTCCAAAAATGTCTACCATTACAGTTTAA